DNA from Mobula birostris isolate sMobBir1 unplaced genomic scaffold, sMobBir1.hap1 scaffold_619, whole genome shotgun sequence:
TCGCTCCCCTCACCCctttccctcccttccctcacccctcctcctactccctctcccctcctaacgctctctctccccacagatattCGGCAGGGAGAAGGGGAACGGAGAGCCCACTTGGGCCCTGTTGCTGACAGCGGCCATTGCTGAGCTGGGAATCCTCATCGCCTCACTGGACATGGTGGCCCCCATCCTCTCCATGTGAGTGACCCCCCCCCAACCTCTCGTCTGTCTCTGACCCTCGCCACTCCttcaaacccctcaccctgtTCCCCATCAACCATCCTCCCCGACCTCCGACCCTGTTTCTTCCTTCCCGGCCCGAACCCTCCTCTTTcctccgccaccccccccccattgcctgtacctttcacccttgaccctgCCCAACTCTTCCCACTTCCTCTGACCCCCTGCCCCCTTTCCTCTTTCATTGACCCCCTGCCCGTATTTCTGGGATTACTCTCCGCtgacccccctctccccattcctGGATCGCCCTGTGCTCACCATGCTATCTCTCCCACAGGTTCTTCCTGATGTGCTACCTGTTTGTGAACCTGGCCTGTGCCCTGCAGACCCTCCTCCGCACCCCCAACTGGAGGCCTCGCTTCCGATACTACcactggtgagaggggagggtggagggagatcagtgggggtggggaggtgagtAGACAGTGTTGCCAGAGGGGGAGGGGTTGGCGGGGTGAGGAGGGCAGAGCGGTGGGGCGACTCTGTAGTGTAGAGTTAATGTAACACAATTACAACGGGTCCAATCCCCAACGCTGTCTCTCAGGAATCTGCgcgttctccccgtggccaccTGGATTCTCTCCAGGTGCTTTGCTTTCATCCCACAGCTCAGACGCACaggttagtcggttaattggtcgcGTGGGTGCAATCGGTTGGTACTGGCTCAGTGGGGCAGAATGGCCTGCTACCGTGCCACATCTCTATGTTTCCatctctctgtccgccagagaaagcaggatctcccagtggccacacattttaattccacgtcccattcccattctgacatgtctatccacggcctcctctactgtcaagatgaagccacactcaggttggaggaacaataccttatattccgtctgggtagcctccaacctgatggcatgaacatcgacttctctaacttccgctaatgccccacctcctcctcgtaccccatccgttatttatttatatacacacattctttttctctctctcctttttctccctctgtccctctcactacttgctcatcctctgggctttccccctcccccttttccttctccccggacctcctgtccatgTCCTCATGATcctcatcccttttgccaatcacctgtccagctcttggctccatccctccctctcctgtcttctcctatcatttcagatctccccctctccctcccactttcaaatctcttaccatctcttctttcagtcagtcctgacgaagggtcttggcccgaaacgttgactgtacctcttcctagagatgctgcctggcctgctgcgttcaccagcaattttgatgtctGTTGTTTCCATCTCTGATGTTTTTGCTGCTGGTGAGAGACGGGAAGGAGTTTGTCCCTTCGGGTCAGAACTAGCACAGGGGGACCACTATTGGGGATAGGGTTAACAGGGTGAACCCCGCCCCCAGGGTCAGAGTTGACAGGGTGACCCTCtgaccttccctctctctctctctctgcaggaGCCTCTCGTTCCTGGGGATGAGCCTGTGCCTGGCCCTGATGTTCATCTCCTCCTGGTACTACGCCATAGCGGCGATGCTCATCGCCAGCATGATCTACAAGTACATTGAGTTCCAGGGGTGAGTGACGGGGCGGATGGAggtaggaggggagggaggggtgcgGGCCGTGGTTGGGGAAGGTTGGTTCAGCCATGTGGGTCGACTGCCGGGAAACTGTACCATCAGTGTGGCTCAGGGCCTCGGACTCTACGTGTGTGTTTTATTTGCATGGGTTTTTGTTTGTGAGCTACTCTGAATGCACTGTGTGCATTTTTCACTTTAGTCCCAGAGGCACGATGTTTTTTTTCCTGGTTGTATTCACATATGCTTGattaataattaaacttgatttctgACTGTCACTGACGATCGACTGTCCGCAGGGCGGAGAAGGAATGGGGAGACGGGATCCGCGGTCTCTCCCTCAGTGCTGCCAGGTACGCACTGCTCCGTCTGGAAGAGGGACCGCCCCACACCAAGAATTGGAGGTgaggggcggggggaggggggaggggggagagggtgggagtggggagaagagtgacggggagagaggggaggagggggagggcagAAATGGGGCAGAGAGGGAAGGGATGGTTTGGATGAAATTCCCACCGTACTGACCTTACTAATGTGACTTTGTCTCTCATTCTCTGCCCCTCCCCTCATCTCATCGGGCTGTCGTCtccttttccctccccctcccccatctccacgctctccctcctccctcctttcactctcctctctcttctcccttcccttttctaCCCTCCCTTACCTTCTCCTTTCCACCTTACTCCCGCCTGTTCTCcccacccatctccccctcccccttccttccaccacctctgcccctctgtatccctcaccccctcccttcccctcttccccctccgctcccttcctgttcccctccctcccctccccagacCCCAGCTGCTGGTCCTGCTGAAGCTGGACGAGGACCTGCACGTCAAGTATCCACGCCTCCTCACCTTCGCGTCGCAGCTGAAGGCGGGCAAGGGTCTCACCATCGTGGGCTCCGTGCTGACCGGCAACTTCCTGCAGAGCTACGGGGAGGCGGCTGCCGCAGAGCAGGTGGGTGGGCCTCCCTCCTCCCTTGCCGACCTGTCCCAATGTTGCTCGGCTCGGAaagagacccttcagcccaaaccATCCATGTTGAGCCACACCTCTCCGATTCACGTAGCTGTACAAGTATCCCTGAAATGTTGTTAGTGGACCTGTCTCACCCACTTCCTCTGCTAGCTCGTTCCATAATCCCACATGCGGAACATCCTCTGGGTGAAAGTGATGGCCCTGAGTCCCTAATAAACCTctgccccccacccctcacctttacCCTGTGCCCGCTAGATCTTCATTCCCCAACCCTGCGAGAGAGACTCAGCGCACccacaagagaaaacctgcagatgctggaaaccggaacaatatgcacaaaatgctgaaggaactcttaTCGTTGGTCATGGTGACTTTACACACCTCCGTGTTCCAGGGCAACTCCCAATATTCCAAATCCAGCCTCACCaacgccttgtacaactgcaacatgacttcccaactcctgtactcagtgccctgaccacCCTGTCCACCTGCGACCCGACTTTCAGGGGGCCACGTTCTATAACGCTCTCCAGGGTCCTGCTGTTCACCGtgaaaatataggagcagaattaggccattcagcccatcaatttctgctccatcatggctgatttactaaccctctcaacctcattctcctgccttctcctgtaacctttgacactctgacaaatcaagaacctatcaatctctgttttaattatacccaaggacttggcctccacggccatctgtggcaatgaattctgcagactCCCCACCCTCTGCCCTGCAAGTCCCGggtgaagactcaggaataccaccgcactcagatgtagaaggattcctcattgctgtttccgtaacagttttgttttgccagtcagggttgttagcccaacgctggaggactggtggaccactcttagtccggcctctaccctttggCCTGTTTAGCACGGCCAACCATACCAAGaccacaaagccctgactccagccagcatcgctctccaggtcactgaggcacgcaagcctccaaaccctacgaaaAGGCTGTAGTCCCCTAGGAGGAGTTGCAGCTGTACCTGGAATGTATTGAGCAGAGCCCACTACCCTCAGCAGCTTCTTGCATTCCTGTATGTTCGATTTGCTAGACCGTGGTCTAACCAGATGGGGTGTTTCCAACAGTTCATGTGTAGAGGTGTGTTCAGTGACTAGCCAAACCTCCTTAACCTTCGAAGAAAGTAAAGCCGCTGGCACACTTTCCTTATGATTGCTTCGATGTGTGGGCCTAGGACAGGTCATCCGCTATGGTAACGCTTAGCGATGTAAAGCTGCTGCCGTCCACAGCCGATCCCCTCGTGCAGACTGCTGCTTTCAATTTGGACGTGAACCACTGCACAGTGTCTTCCTGAACGTCACCCTGATGGTGtgtgtatctctctctccccaccccctctctcgCCTCCccgctccccctccctccccctccctccccctcactcaccccctccctccccctccctccccctctctctcaccccaccctccccctctctctccccctccttccccttctctctctccccctccctccccctccctccccctctctctctcacccctctctctccccctctctctccctctcccctctctctccccctcactcccccctctctcccccccactcacCCCCCTTCACTCCCCCCTTCTCACCCCCCTtctcacccccccactcccccccctctcccaccccctcactccccctccactccccccctctctccccccttctctccccccttctcaccccccctctcacccccctctctccccccctctcaccccctcccacccccctcactccccctctctctccctcactcacccctctctcaccccctctcacacctccaccccccacacacccccctctcactccctctcactcccactctcaccccctctctcacccccctcactccccctctcacaccccctctctctccccctctctccccccacactcccccctctctctccacccacccccactctccccctctctctccccctctctctccctctctctcacccctctctctcccactctcaccccctcactcccccctctctccccctctctctcccccactctctcccccacacctcccactctctccccctctccccctctctccccctctctctccccctctctctccccctctcacccccactcactcacccccctctctccccccactcacccccctcctctccccctctctctctccctctctcactccccctctctctccccctctctcccccctctcacacccacactccaccccctcactctccccctctctctccccccctctctctccccctctctctccccctctcacccccctctctctccccctctctctccccccctctctccctctctctctccctctctcacccccctcacccccccctctctcccccctctctcccccctctcactccccctctctcactccccctctcactccccctcactcaccccctctctctccccctctcacccctctctctccccccctctccctccctccccctctctctcccccactctcacccccctctctccccctctctctccccctctctctctccctctctctccccctctctctccccctctctcccccctctctctccctctctctccccctctcccccccctctctcccccctctctcccccctctctctccccctctctctccccctctctctctccccctctctctccccctctctctctccccctctctctccctccctctccctctctcaccccctctctctcccctctccctccccctctctctccccctctctccctctctctctccctctctctccccctctctccccccctctctccccctctctccccctctctctccccctctctctccccctctctctccctccctcccctctctccccctctctccccccactctctctccccctctctctccctccctccccctctctctccccctctctccccctctctctccccctctctctctccctctctctcccccctctctctccctctctctctccctctctctccccctctctccccccctctcccccctctctctccccctctctctccccctctctctccccctctctctccccctctctctcccctctctctccccctctctctctccccctctctctccctccctctcccctctcctccccctctccctcccctctctctccccctctctctccccctctccctccccctctctctccccctctctcccccctctctctccccctctctctctccccctctctctccctccctctccctctctctccccctctccctccccctctctctccccctctctctccccctctctctccctctctctctccctctctctccccctctctccccccctctctccccccctctctccccctctctctccccctctctctccccctctctctccccctctctctccccctctctctccccctctctccccctctctctccccctctctctctccctctccctccccctctctccccccctctctccccctctccctccccctctctctccccctctcctccctctctctctccctctctctctccctctctctctccccctctctctccccctctctctccccccctctctccccccctctctctccccctctctctccccctctctctccccctctctccccccctctctccccccctctctccccccctctcccccccctctctctccccctctctccccctctctctccccctctctctccccctctctctccccctctctctcccccctctctctcccccctctctctccccctctctctctccctctctctctccctctctccccccctctctccccccctctctctccccctctctctccccctctctcactccccctctctctccctctctctccctctctctccccctctctctccccctctctctccctctctctccccccctctctctccccctctctctccccctctctctccccactcacaGACCATCAAGTCCCTGATGAGCAGGGAGCGGGTGAAGGGTTTCTGTCAGGTGGTTGTGGCAGCAAAGGTGCGCGAGGGCATCTCCCACCTGATCCAGTCCTGTGGGCTGGGTGGGATGAAGCACAACACCGTGGTGCTGGGCTGGCCCAACTGTTGGAGGCAAAGCGAGGACCCCCGCGCCTGGAAAACCTTCATCGGTGAGTGTCacttcccccccccacaccccatcTCCCTtttccctgcctccctccctatcttcCTTAGCCGCCTCATCCCAATCTCCAAACTCCTTCTTAATCCTcacccttccttcctccctcctcacccactctcctctccctccctctcttcctccacaCCCTTCTCCTCATCCTCCTTTGTCCCAACCCTTGCTCCTTCGTCATCCCCTCCCTACCTGCTCaagcctccctccctcctcccttcacctccctatctccctcctctctcttcacctccctgtctccctcctctcccttcacctccctgtctccctcctcccttcacctccctatctccctcctctctcttcacctccctgtctccctcctctcccttcacctccctgtctccctcctcccttcacctccctgtctccctcctctcccttcacctccctgtctccctcctctcccttcacctccctgtctccctcctcccttcacctccctgtctccctcctctcccttcacctccctgtctccctcctctcccttcacctccctgtctccctcctctctcttcacctccctatctccctcctctcccttcacctccctgtctccctcctCCCTTCACCTCCCTATCTCCCTCCACCTccgtctccctcctctcccttcacctccctgtctccctcctctcccttcacctccctgtctccctcctctcccttcacctccctgtctccctcctctcccttcacctccctgtctccctcctctcccttcacctccctgtctccctcctctcccttcacctccctatctccctcctctctcttcacctccctgtctccctcctctcccttcacctccctgtctccctcctctcccttcaccttcctatctccctcctctcccttcacctccctgtctccctcctctcccttcacctccccgtctccctcctctcccttcacctccctgtctccctcctctcccttcacctccctgtctccttcctctcccttcacctccctcctctccctcctctcccttcacctccctatctccctcctctcctttacctccctatctccctcctctcctctcccttcacctccctgtcttcctcctctcccttcacctccctatctccctcctctccctttacctccctatctccctcctctccctcctctcccttcacctccctatctccctcctctcctttcacctccctatctccctcctctcccctcacctccctatctccctcctctcccttcacctccctgtctccctcctctcccttcacctccctcctctcccttcacctccctgtctccctcctgtcccttcacctccctgtctccctcctctcccttcacctccctgtctccctcctCGCCCTTCACCTCCCCGGTCTCCCTCATCCCTCTCTTCCCTCACCCACTCGCCCTTCTTCCCACGCTGCCCCCAGCCTCCGCCTGTGCTCTAACCGGCCCTCTGACGGCGTCTCTGCTCCCAGGTACGGTGCGAGTGACCACGGCCGCACAGCTGGCCCTGCTGGTGCCCAAGAACATCAGCTTCTTCCCTGGGAACGGGGAGCCTTTCACCGAGGGCACTGTCGACGTCTGGTGGATTGTGCACGATGGGGGGCTGCTCATGTTACTGCCCTTCCTGCTACGCCAGCACAAGGTGAGGGGGTTCGGGGTGCTTAGGACGTGTCACCTGTggccgggggggggtggggttccTCCTCAGTCTGtctctcccaattccaccacaACCTCTGGGCTCCACCCAACATCCCTGTCCgtcactcaaagttcaaagtaaatttattatcaaagtactcatatacaaccctgagattagatGAGATTATGAGGactcgcagtcctcttttattgtcatttagtaatgcatgcattaagaaatgatacaatattcctccggtgtgatatcacagaaacacaggaaagaccaagactgaaaaaactgacagaaaccacataattataacatatagttacaacagtgcaacaataccataacttgatgaagaacaggccatgggcacagtaaaaaagttcaaagtctctcgaatgtcccacatctcacgcagacgggagaaggaagaaaactctccctgccatacccaaccacagtctgactctgagtcgtccgaaaacttcgagctctgatcagccctccgacaccgagtgctgagcaccatctctgccgaacgcttcgaccccagcctcggtcgccagcagcaggcaaagccggggattttggggccttccctccggagattctcaattgcacagtagcagcggcagcgaactgggcatttcagaaatttctccagatgttcctctgtgccttctcacgtctgtctccatcaaatcagaattgtccacggcccctatttaacagatacgatattatTTCAGCGGAGagctgcgcgtgctgcgtcgcgccgccatcttctcatcCTGCCTTTAATTTTCTCATGGcatcctcaataaatccataataaaataataaccagaatagaatcagtgaaagaccgctcGAATTAggagttcaaccagtgtgcaaaggacgacaaactgcaaatacaaatagaCAGAActattaataaataaaaaaaaatcaggaatgtgagatgaagagtctttgaaagtgagtccataggttgtgggaacaaccATAGGTGGTGGgccgagtgaagttatcccctctggttcaagagcctgatgggtgtggggtaataactgttcctgaaccgggtggtgtgggtcctgaggctcctgtaccttcttcccgatggcagcagtgagaagagagcatggtctgggtgctgggggccctgatgatggatgctactttctggTGACAATGATCCATGTAGGCGTGCTTCTggatggggagagctttacccatgatggtctctccccactcccctgtccTTCTCCCCTCTCTACCCATCTCCCACACTCCCAGCGGTCTCttgtcctctccccctcccaaccCAGGTTCCATCActctccattcccccccccccccacagtttgTCACATGTCATCtatccccatctcccctcccatgctctctccttctgtcccccaccacctccacccactggTCTATCACTCGTCATCTCCTCCCCAACCTCGGCGCTCCACTGCCCATCTCTCAGCCCTCTGGTCTTTCACTCTCCATGCTTCCTGTCTCTCCAAATCCTGGTCTCCGCACTCCCAGACTGATCTCTCACCCCGTCCCCCACACCCCCATGTTGGTCTCTgactctctgtctcccctctcccccccaccaggTATGGCGGAAGTGCAGTATCCGCATCTTCACGGTGGCCCAAATGGAGGACAACAGCATCCAGATGAAGGCAGACTTGGCCACCTTCCTGTACCACCTGCGCATCGAGGCCCAGGTCGAGGTGGTGGAGATGGTGAGTGCCTGCTTGTGGGAGAGGGAGTGGCCGAGATGTTTCCAAGGACAGTGCGATCAGAGAGGGTCCTGCTGACATTCTAGGGAGTGCGGAGATCAGAGGGGAGGTGTAGCTGGGATCATTGGAAGGACATTAAGGTGGGTAAGTCTTCAGGACCAGATGGGATCTACCACAAGGATACTGAGAGAGGATAGAGATTGTGGGGGCCTTGATAGAGATCTTCAGGCTCTCCTTAGCCTGTGGAGGTGAGGCtcaagaggaataaagagtcgctaatgttgttcctttattccagAAGGGAAACAGGGATAATTCTGGAAACCACAGACTGGTGGATCtccgtcagtggtggggaggttaCCAGAGAGGCCTCTTAGGGATCGGTTTGATGAGCAGTTGGGAAACCAGGGCTTTGTGTGGGACAGGTTGTggttgagttctttgaggagatgatgaaggtagagctttggatattgtctacatggacaacatggtccctcatgggaggctcatccagaagattaagatgcacgaGATTCATGGTCAGTTGGCTGTCTGGGTTCCGAGTTGGCTTGTCCATTGAAGACAGAGGATAGTAGTCGATGggacttattctggctggaggtgtGTGACCACTGTTGTTCCACAGGGACCTGTGCTGGGTCCTCAGCTCTTTGAGataaaagttcaagttcaaagttcaaagtacatttcttttgaaatctttttattattattatccaaaattaacaagagtacatcgaagtaagcaacacttacaacgtCTCAAGAAAAAAACACTATTTTAAAGATTcaaaaaattttggtgacaaaaaaaaagaaaaataaagccctactaagcaagaaaaagtgagaaaaaaaaaccccattaggtgtttaaccctggagccatgcgtcatacaaaaagcttctaaagataaacatcaaaccggcACCAAGcaaaaaaatgtaccaaaaatttacaattagatcgtggaggaaatctatcaatcaactcaaatgatagtaacgagccccatcttttctcaagatcaaataaaggttcaaaggttcagcttctaattttctccaaactaagacatcgCATCACTTgggagaaccattgtgacaaagtgggagctgatgtatccttccacttcaacaaaatggccctcctggctatcaatgtaacaaatgcaataacatgttggtcagacacagagatactgtggataaagtacatttattatcaaagtataccatatacaaccttgagatttgtcttcttgcaggcagccacaaaacaaagaaacccgatagaaccttttaaaaataaaaccaCATAACAAAGACTGTCAGACTCCCAATACTTGGTAAAAAAGAAAGAATCATTGTGCAAACAATGAAAAAAGtacacaaataacacacagaatattaaccGCTGAATCCCCAAAAGTGAGGCGACAGCCGCAAAGACACTTCAgcactgaggcaagtgaagcccgtccaggagcccaatggctgcaggccacagtcacagagccagttcacGGCTGAGCtgagcccaatggctgcaggccacagtcacagagccagttcagggCTGAGCtgagcccaatggctgcaggccacagtcacagagccagttcagggCTGAGCtgagcccaatggctgcaggccacagctacaGAACCAGTTCAGGgctaaggtgagtgctgatggctgcaggc
Protein-coding regions in this window:
- the LOC140193621 gene encoding solute carrier family 12 member 6-like isoform X1; the protein is MCDGEDFSPSPQGFLEVIVCVGVTPLFPRFGGAVNGTLVVGALSWPTHWVIVVGSFFSTCGAGLQSLTGAPRLLQAIARDNIVPFLQIFGREKGNGEPTWALLLTAAIAELGILIASLDMVAPILSMFFLMCYLFVNLACALQTLLRTPNWRPRFRYYHWSLSFLGMSLCLALMFISSWYYAIAAMLIASMIYKYIEFQGAEKEWGDGIRGLSLSAARYALLRLEEGPPHTKNWRPQLLVLLKLDEDLHVKYPRLLTFASQLKAGKGLTIVGSVLTGNFLQSYGEAAAAEQTIKSLMSRERVKGFCQVVVAAKVREGISHLIQSCGLGGMKHNTVVLGWPNCWRQSEDPRAWKTFIGTVRVTTAAQLALLVPKNISFFPGNGEPFTEGTVDVWWIVHDGGLLMLLPFLLRQHKVWRKCSIRIFTVAQMEDNSIQMKADLATFLYHLRIEAQVEVVEMHDSDISAYTYERTLMMEQRSQMLRQMRLSKTERDREGITSSFSSLPVPQAQLVKDRNSTLRLASLGSDEEDEADGIPDRIQMTWTRDRYQEPQRSRCQTPDGFRDLMDIRPDHSNVRRMHTAVRLNEVIVNKSHDARLVLLNMPGPPRNSDGDENYMEFLEVLTEGLERVLLVRGGGCEVITIYS
- the LOC140193621 gene encoding solute carrier family 12 member 6-like isoform X3, whose amino-acid sequence is MCDGEDFSPSPQGFLEVIVCVGVTPLFPRFGGAVNGTLVVGALSWPTHWVIVVGSFFSTCGAGLQSLTGAPRLLQAIARDNIVPFLQIFGREKGNGEPTWALLLTAAIAELGILIASLDMVAPILSMFFLMCYLFVNLACALQTLLRTPNWRPRFRYYHWSLSFLGMSLCLALMFISSWYYAIAAMLIASMIYKYIEFQGAEKEWGDGIRGLSLSAARYALLRLEEGPPHTKNWRPQLLVLLKLDEDLHVKYPRLLTFASQLKAGKGLTIVGSVLTGNFLQSYGEAAAAEQTIKSLMSRERVKGFCQVVVAAKVREGISHLIQSCGLGGMKHNTVVLGWPNCWRQSEDPRAWKTFIGTVRVTTAAQLALLVPKNISFFPGNGEPFTEGTVDVWWIVHDGGLLMLLPFLLRQHKVWRKCSIRIFTVAQMEDNSIQMKADLATFLYHLRIEAQVEVVEMHDSDISAYTYERTLMMEQRSQMLRQMRLSKTERDREAQLVKDRNSTLRLASLGSDEEDEADGIPDRIQMTWTRDRYQEPQRSRCQTPDGFRDLMDIRPDHSNVRRMHTAVRLNEVIVNKSHDARLVLLNMPGPPRNSDGDENYMEFLEVLTEGLERVLLVRGGGCEVITIYS
- the LOC140193621 gene encoding solute carrier family 12 member 6-like isoform X2 gives rise to the protein MGFPRVLWFLPTVQNRTGFGGAVNGTLVVGALSWPTHWVIVVGSFFSTCGAGLQSLTGAPRLLQAIARDNIVPFLQIFGREKGNGEPTWALLLTAAIAELGILIASLDMVAPILSMFFLMCYLFVNLACALQTLLRTPNWRPRFRYYHWSLSFLGMSLCLALMFISSWYYAIAAMLIASMIYKYIEFQGAEKEWGDGIRGLSLSAARYALLRLEEGPPHTKNWRPQLLVLLKLDEDLHVKYPRLLTFASQLKAGKGLTIVGSVLTGNFLQSYGEAAAAEQTIKSLMSRERVKGFCQVVVAAKVREGISHLIQSCGLGGMKHNTVVLGWPNCWRQSEDPRAWKTFIGTVRVTTAAQLALLVPKNISFFPGNGEPFTEGTVDVWWIVHDGGLLMLLPFLLRQHKVWRKCSIRIFTVAQMEDNSIQMKADLATFLYHLRIEAQVEVVEMHDSDISAYTYERTLMMEQRSQMLRQMRLSKTERDREGITSSFSSLPVPQAQLVKDRNSTLRLASLGSDEEDEADGIPDRIQMTWTRDRYQEPQRSRCQTPDGFRDLMDIRPDHSNVRRMHTAVRLNEVIVNKSHDARLVLLNMPGPPRNSDGDENYMEFLEVLTEGLERVLLVRGGGCEVITIYS